The following are from one region of the Streptomyces changanensis genome:
- a CDS encoding PTS transporter subunit EIIC: MTTTEEPRPPDHRSTAAALLPLVGGAPNVASVAHCMTRLRLTLRDRSLVREAELRALPAVLGVVEDDGTYQIVLGPGAVARVTPEFAALVAPAATAPPGGPGGAAAVTAHGPGPGTAGPGTAGSGPGGPGPGPAGSGSGGPGGPGGRRPVRRLLRRVANVFVPLIPALIGCGIIAGLNGLLVNLGALPALTPALTVIASGFMALIAVFVGYNTAQEFGGTPVLGGAVAAIVVYAGVSRVEVFGQQLSPGQGGVLGALAAAFLATRVEKWCRRRVPEALDVLVTPTLTVLVAGLATVYGLMYAAGEVAAAIGTAADRLLAHGGAAAGFLLGGLFLPLVMLGLHQALIPLHATLIEQQGHTVLLPILAMAGAGQVGASLAVYVRLRRDTALRRTIRSALPAGLLGVGEPLIYGVTLPLGRPFVTACVGGAFGGGVVGLFGMWGDTVGSTAIGPSGWALFPLLDGAGGLLRTVTVYAAGLLAGYAAGFVATYFFGLRGITATEPPITGPPSTP; this comes from the coding sequence ATGACGACGACCGAAGAACCCCGCCCCCCGGACCACCGGTCCACGGCGGCGGCCCTCCTCCCCCTGGTCGGCGGCGCGCCGAACGTCGCGTCCGTCGCCCACTGCATGACCCGTCTGCGCCTCACCCTGCGCGACCGCTCCCTCGTACGGGAGGCGGAGCTGCGGGCCCTGCCCGCCGTGCTGGGCGTGGTCGAGGACGACGGTACGTACCAGATCGTCCTCGGCCCGGGCGCGGTCGCGCGGGTCACCCCGGAGTTCGCGGCGCTGGTCGCCCCGGCGGCCACCGCCCCGCCCGGCGGCCCCGGCGGCGCGGCCGCCGTCACCGCCCACGGCCCGGGCCCCGGGACCGCCGGCCCCGGGACCGCCGGCTCGGGCCCCGGCGGCCCGGGCCCCGGTCCGGCCGGCTCGGGCTCCGGCGGTCCCGGCGGTCCGGGCGGGCGGCGCCCGGTGCGCCGGCTCCTGCGCCGCGTCGCGAACGTCTTCGTCCCCCTGATCCCCGCCCTCATCGGCTGCGGGATCATCGCCGGACTGAACGGCCTCCTCGTCAACCTCGGCGCGCTGCCCGCCCTCACCCCCGCCCTCACCGTGATCGCTTCCGGCTTCATGGCGCTGATCGCGGTGTTCGTCGGCTACAACACGGCGCAGGAGTTCGGCGGGACGCCCGTCCTCGGTGGGGCCGTCGCCGCGATCGTCGTGTACGCGGGGGTGTCCCGCGTCGAGGTGTTCGGGCAGCAGCTGTCGCCCGGCCAGGGCGGCGTCCTCGGCGCGCTGGCGGCGGCGTTCCTCGCGACGCGCGTCGAGAAGTGGTGTCGCCGCAGGGTCCCGGAGGCCCTCGACGTGCTGGTCACGCCGACGCTGACGGTCCTCGTCGCGGGCCTCGCGACGGTGTACGGGCTGATGTACGCGGCCGGCGAGGTGGCGGCGGCCATCGGCACGGCCGCCGACCGGCTGCTGGCGCACGGCGGCGCGGCGGCCGGGTTCCTGCTGGGCGGGCTGTTCCTGCCGCTGGTGATGCTGGGCCTGCACCAGGCGCTGATCCCGCTGCACGCCACGCTCATCGAGCAGCAGGGTCACACGGTGCTCCTGCCGATCCTGGCGATGGCGGGCGCCGGGCAGGTCGGCGCGTCCCTCGCCGTGTACGTACGCCTGCGCCGCGACACGGCCCTGCGCCGCACGATCCGCTCCGCGCTCCCCGCGGGTCTGCTCGGCGTGGGCGAGCCGCTGATCTACGGCGTGACGCTGCCGCTGGGCCGCCCGTTCGTGACGGCGTGTGTGGGCGGGGCGTTCGGCGGGGGAGTGGTGGGCCTGTTCGGGATGTGGGGCGACACGGTCGGCTCGACGGCGATCGGCCCGTCCGGGTGGGCGCTGTTCCCGCTGCTGGACGGGGCGGGCGGCCTGCTGCGGACGGTCACCGTCTACGCGGCGGGCCTGCTCG
- the murQ gene encoding N-acetylmuramic acid 6-phosphate etherase: MNDPAPATGPATRTPATGPATRTPATGPATRTTATGLGHAPAAAPEDPSAAPEGPAAAPAPASLRTQLGTLTTEEFRPDLADVDTRSTLDIARAMNDGDRAVPAAVTGQLPRIAAAVDAIAARMARGGRLVYAGAGTAGRLGVLDASECPPTFNADPSQVVGLIAGGPEALVRSVEGAEDAASLAHDDLKALDLCPDDTVVGVSASGRTPYAVGAVEYARDAGALTVGVACNTGSALAAAADHAIEVVVGPEFITGSTRLKSGTAQKLVLNMLSTITMIRLGKTYGNLMVDVRATNDKLRARSHRIVAQATGASDGEIAAALEATGGEVKHAILVLLGGVDAPTAARLLAEHHGHLRAALSAVP, translated from the coding sequence ATGAACGACCCCGCCCCGGCCACCGGCCCCGCCACCCGGACCCCGGCCACCGGCCCCGCCACCCGGACCCCGGCCACCGGCCCCGCCACCCGGACCACGGCCACCGGCCTCGGCCACGCCCCGGCCGCCGCCCCGGAGGACCCGTCCGCCGCCCCGGAAGGGCCGGCCGCCGCCCCGGCCCCCGCCTCCCTCCGTACGCAGCTGGGCACGCTCACCACCGAGGAGTTCCGCCCCGACCTGGCGGACGTCGACACGCGCTCCACCCTGGACATCGCCCGCGCCATGAACGACGGCGACCGGGCCGTCCCGGCGGCGGTGACCGGGCAGTTGCCGCGGATCGCCGCCGCCGTCGACGCCATCGCCGCCCGCATGGCGCGCGGCGGCCGCCTCGTCTACGCGGGCGCGGGCACGGCGGGCCGGCTCGGCGTGCTGGACGCCAGCGAGTGCCCGCCCACCTTCAACGCCGACCCGTCGCAGGTCGTGGGGCTGATCGCGGGCGGCCCCGAGGCGCTGGTCCGCTCGGTGGAGGGCGCGGAGGACGCGGCGTCCCTCGCCCACGACGACCTGAAGGCCCTCGACCTGTGCCCGGACGACACGGTCGTCGGCGTCTCGGCGTCGGGCCGCACCCCGTACGCGGTGGGCGCCGTGGAGTACGCGCGGGACGCGGGAGCCCTGACGGTCGGCGTGGCCTGCAACACGGGCAGTGCCCTGGCCGCGGCGGCGGACCACGCTATCGAGGTGGTGGTGGGGCCGGAGTTCATCACCGGTTCGACGCGGCTGAAGTCCGGCACGGCGCAGAAGCTCGTCCTCAACATGCTCTCGACGATCACGATGATCCGGCTCGGCAAGACGTACGGGAACCTGATGGTCGACGTGCGCGCGACCAACGACAAGCTGCGCGCCCGCTCGCACCGCATCGTCGCGCAGGCGACCGGCGCGTCCGACGGGGAGATAGCGGCGGCCCTGGAGGCGACGGGCGGCGAGGTGAAGCACGCGATCCTCGTCCTGCTGGGCGGGGTGGACGCCCCGACCGCCGCCCGCCTCCTCGCGGAGCACCACGGTCACCTGCGCGCCGCGCTCTCGGCGGTCCCCTGA
- a CDS encoding MurR/RpiR family transcriptional regulator, which produces MIDEVKETFTARVGPPDRGGPRADAGGGPVVGAAADPLAAKVRTLAPSMTRSMLRVAEAVAADPAGCAALTVTGLAELTGTSEATVVRTARLLGYPGYRDLRLALAGLAAQRTSGRSPAVTSDIAVDDPIEAVVAKLARDEQQTLADTAAALDTVQLAAAVQALADARRTDVYGIGASGLVAQDLAQKLLRIGLVAHAHHDPHVAVTGAVQLGSGDVAVAVTHSGATADVIEPLRVAFERGATTVAITGRPDGPVAQYADHVLTTSTARETELRPAAMSSRTSQLLVVDCLFTGVTQRTYATAAPALSASYEALAHRRAPRPRPSTR; this is translated from the coding sequence GTGATCGACGAAGTGAAGGAAACTTTCACCGCCCGGGTGGGCCCGCCGGACCGGGGCGGCCCGCGCGCGGACGCGGGCGGAGGCCCGGTCGTGGGCGCCGCCGCGGATCCGCTCGCCGCGAAGGTGCGCACCCTGGCCCCGTCGATGACCCGGTCGATGCTGCGCGTCGCGGAGGCGGTCGCCGCCGACCCGGCCGGCTGCGCGGCCCTCACGGTCACCGGTCTGGCGGAGCTGACCGGTACGAGCGAGGCGACCGTCGTGCGCACCGCCCGCCTCCTCGGCTACCCCGGCTACCGCGACCTGCGGCTGGCGCTGGCCGGGCTGGCTGCGCAGCGCACCTCGGGCCGCTCACCGGCGGTCACCTCCGACATCGCGGTCGACGACCCGATCGAGGCGGTCGTCGCCAAGCTCGCCCGCGACGAGCAGCAGACGCTCGCCGACACGGCGGCCGCCCTGGACACCGTCCAGCTGGCCGCGGCGGTCCAGGCCCTCGCGGACGCCCGCCGCACGGACGTGTACGGCATCGGCGCCTCCGGGCTGGTCGCGCAGGACCTGGCGCAGAAGCTGCTGCGCATCGGCCTGGTCGCGCACGCCCACCACGACCCGCACGTGGCGGTGACCGGCGCCGTGCAGCTCGGCTCGGGCGACGTGGCCGTCGCGGTCACGCACTCCGGCGCCACCGCGGACGTCATCGAGCCGCTGCGGGTCGCCTTCGAGCGGGGCGCGACGACCGTGGCGATCACGGGCCGCCCGGACGGGCCGGTCGCCCAGTACGCCGACCACGTCCTCACGACGTCCACCGCCCGCGAGACGGAGCTGCGCCCGGCGGCCATGTCGTCCCGCACGAGCCAGCTGCTGGTGGTGGACTGCCTGTTCACCGGGGTCACGCAGCGCACGTACGCGACGGCCGCGCCCGCGCTGTCCGCGTCGTACGAGGCGCTGGCCCACCGCAGGGCGCCGCGCCCGCGCCCGTCCACCCGCTGA
- a CDS encoding DUF4031 domain-containing protein translates to MTLYIDPPTWPGHGRLWSHLISDTSFDELHTAAAAIGAPPRAFDGDHYDIPADRYADAVAAGAVEVGPKEIVRLLRAAGLRRPKHLRTPSP, encoded by the coding sequence GTGACGCTCTACATCGACCCGCCGACCTGGCCCGGCCACGGCCGCCTGTGGTCGCACCTGATCAGCGACACGTCCTTCGACGAGCTGCACACGGCGGCCGCCGCGATCGGCGCGCCACCGCGCGCCTTCGACGGCGACCACTACGACATCCCCGCGGACCGCTACGCCGACGCCGTGGCGGCCGGGGCGGTGGAGGTCGGCCCCAAGGAGATCGTGCGGCTCCTCAGGGCCGCCGGGCTGCGCCGCCCGAAGCACCTCCGGACGCCTTCGCCGTGA
- a CDS encoding Cmx/CmrA family chloramphenicol efflux MFS transporter: MPTAVYILGLSVFALGTSEFMLSGLLPPIARDMNVSIPQAGLLISAFAIGMVVGAPLLAVATLRLPRRTTLIALITTFGLGQVAGALAPSYGVLFASRVVSALACAGFWAVGAAVAIAMVAPGARARAMAVMIGGLSIANVLGVPAGAFLGEHLGWRSAFWAVGAASALALVGVVTRIPRIPLPAERPALRRELAIYRDRQVWLAVVVTALAAGGVFCAFSYLAPLLTDVAGLDSGWVPMVLGLFGVGALVGTAVGGRVADAHLFGVLLSGIAASTVLLAALALFGGSPVAAVAVSFLLGVSAFYTAPALNARMFNVAGAAPTLAGATTTAAFNLGNTGGPWLGGTVIDAGLGYPATAWAGGAMTLVALLTVGVALRLHRRETGTPSRVVMGATAATAAPTDATAPTGVTAPTASAGVTAKASGGASGGAARRP, from the coding sequence ATGCCGACGGCCGTCTACATCCTCGGCCTGTCCGTCTTCGCGCTCGGCACGAGCGAGTTCATGCTCTCCGGGCTGCTGCCGCCCATCGCCCGGGACATGAACGTGTCCATCCCCCAGGCCGGGCTGCTCATATCGGCCTTCGCGATCGGCATGGTCGTCGGCGCGCCGCTCCTCGCCGTGGCGACGCTGCGGCTGCCCCGCCGGACGACGCTGATCGCGCTGATCACGACGTTCGGCCTCGGGCAGGTGGCGGGCGCCCTGGCGCCCTCGTACGGGGTGCTGTTCGCGTCCCGCGTCGTGAGCGCGCTCGCCTGCGCGGGGTTCTGGGCCGTCGGCGCGGCGGTGGCCATCGCGATGGTGGCGCCCGGGGCGCGGGCCCGCGCGATGGCGGTGATGATCGGCGGCCTGTCGATCGCGAACGTCCTGGGCGTGCCCGCGGGCGCCTTCCTCGGTGAGCACCTGGGGTGGCGCTCGGCCTTCTGGGCGGTCGGCGCCGCCTCGGCGCTCGCGCTCGTCGGCGTCGTCACCCGCATCCCGCGGATCCCGCTGCCCGCCGAGCGGCCGGCCCTCCGCCGTGAGCTGGCGATCTACCGGGACCGGCAGGTGTGGCTGGCCGTCGTCGTCACCGCGCTCGCCGCGGGCGGGGTGTTCTGCGCCTTCTCGTACCTGGCTCCGCTCCTCACCGACGTGGCGGGCCTGGACTCCGGCTGGGTGCCGATGGTGCTGGGGCTCTTCGGCGTGGGCGCGCTCGTCGGTACGGCCGTCGGCGGCCGGGTCGCCGACGCGCACCTGTTCGGGGTGCTGCTGAGCGGCATCGCCGCGTCGACGGTGCTGCTCGCGGCGCTCGCCCTGTTCGGCGGCAGTCCGGTCGCGGCGGTCGCGGTGTCGTTCCTCCTCGGCGTCTCGGCGTTCTACACCGCCCCGGCGCTCAACGCCCGGATGTTCAACGTGGCCGGCGCCGCCCCGACGCTCGCGGGCGCCACCACGACGGCGGCGTTCAACCTCGGCAACACCGGCGGCCCCTGGCTGGGCGGCACCGTCATCGACGCCGGCCTCGGCTACCCGGCGACCGCCTGGGCGGGCGGCGCCATGACGCTCGTCGCGCTGCTCACCGTGGGCGTCGCGCTGCGACTGCACCGCCGGGAGACCGGTACGCCGAGCCGCGTCGTCATGGGCGCGACCGCCGCAACCGCCGCGCCCACGGACGCCACGGCGCCCACCGGCGTCACCGCGCCCACGGCTTCCGCCGGGGTCACGGCGAAGGCGTCCGGAGGTGCTTCGGGCGGCGCAGCCCGGCGGCCCTGA
- a CDS encoding HD domain-containing protein: MAAPAPHPAHDELRARWLATVRRARGAGDPERQRSAAPQPPDPQAPQPPDPQAPRSPDPQAPQPSDPSGLPDSEPYLRDLLGRWAEPQRRYHTTDHLLAVLRRVDELAGHADDPAAVELAAWFHDAVYLPDRSTNEERSARLAERALPELGVDAHRTAEVSRLVLLTVTHDPAPGDRDGEVLCDADLAVLAGGPEAYAAYAAAVREEYGFVPDDAFRAGRAAVLRRLLDLPRLFRTPYGTSRWEAAARRNLATELELLGM, encoded by the coding sequence ATGGCCGCACCCGCCCCGCATCCCGCCCACGACGAACTCCGCGCCCGCTGGCTGGCGACCGTCCGGCGGGCGCGGGGCGCGGGCGATCCCGAGCGGCAGCGGTCGGCGGCCCCCCAGCCGCCCGACCCGCAGGCCCCCCAGCCGCCCGACCCGCAGGCCCCCCGGTCGCCCGACCCGCAGGCCCCCCAGCCGTCCGATCCGTCGGGGCTCCCGGACTCGGAGCCGTACCTGCGGGACCTGCTCGGCCGGTGGGCGGAGCCGCAGCGGCGCTACCACACCACCGACCACCTCCTCGCCGTGCTCCGCCGCGTCGACGAGCTGGCCGGGCACGCCGACGACCCGGCCGCCGTGGAGCTCGCCGCCTGGTTCCACGACGCGGTGTACCTCCCCGACCGCTCCACCAACGAGGAGCGCAGCGCCCGCCTCGCCGAGCGGGCCCTGCCCGAGCTGGGCGTCGACGCGCACCGCACGGCGGAGGTGTCCCGGCTGGTGCTGCTCACCGTCACGCACGACCCCGCGCCCGGGGACCGCGACGGCGAGGTGCTGTGCGACGCCGACCTGGCGGTCCTCGCCGGTGGGCCGGAGGCGTACGCCGCCTACGCCGCGGCCGTGCGCGAGGAGTACGGCTTCGTGCCCGACGACGCGTTCCGCGCGGGCCGCGCCGCCGTGCTGCGCCGGCTCCTCGACCTGCCACGGCTGTTCCGCACCCCGTACGGGACCTCCCGTTGGGAGGCGGCGGCCCGCCGGAACCTCGCCACCGAGCTGGAGCTCCTGGGAATGTAA